In the Alistipes provencensis genome, GCCGTGCTCCTTCCACGCCGTCTGGTAGATCATCTTGCGCTTGCCCTGCTTTTCGATCGTATAGGCGTTCGTGCCGCCCGTCGCAAGCAGTTCGCGGATGATTCCGCACGAACGTTCGCTGTGGCAGCCGAACAGGTTCCGGCCGATCAGGTCGCCGTGTTTGGCGTAGGTGGCCCGCGCCTTTTCGTTCATGTAGAGGATCGTGCCCTCGGTGTCGCACACCGTGACGGCGCAGCCGGTCTCCTCGGCCCAAGGGAAGGTGTTTTCCATTATTATTGCTGGATTTTTACTAATTGTTCGCGGTAGGCGTTCAGTATGCGCGACTTGGAGATGAAGCCGATGTAACGCCCCTGCTTGTCCACGACGGGCAGCATCCATGTGTGCTTGTCGTCGAATTTCTCCATGACGCTCAGGATCGACTCGTGTTCGATGATCTTGTCCGGGGGCGGGATCATGTAGTCCGAGATCGGCCGGCCGTAGCGCTCGTGCTTGAACATGTCTTCGCGCAGGTCGTCGAGCTGCACCACGCCGATCAGGCGTCCGAAGTTGTCGATCACGGGGAAGATGTTGCGGCGCGCCGTCGAGATGATGTGCACGATGTCGCCCAGCGTCATGTTCTCCCGGATGCGCAGGAAATCGGTCTCCATCAGCTCCTCGAGTTTCAGGAAGACGAACACCGACTGGTCCTTGTCATGGGTCAGCAGTTCGCCGTTCAGACGCAGTTGCTTGGTGTAGATCGAATCGGGGTCGAGGTAGTAGCCCACGGCGAACGAGATGCAGGCCGTAATCATCAGCGGGATGAAGAGCCCGTAGCCGTTCGAGAGTTCGGCGATGAGGAAGATCGACGTCAGGGGGGCTTTCATCACCCCC is a window encoding:
- a CDS encoding PAS domain-containing protein, which gives rise to MENTFPWAEETGCAVTVCDTEGTILYMNEKARATYAKHGDLIGRNLFGCHSERSCGIIRELLATGGTNAYTIEKQGKRKMIYQTAWKEHGEVRGLVEISMEIPPEMPHYIRK